The genomic window ATTAGTTGCCTATATGGGTGATGACAGACGCGGTGGACATACCTGGAAATTTGTCAGTAATGGTACTGTTGGTACAATTAGGAGTAAAACCAATAGTCAATTATTTGAAAGTGGTACTCTCTACGTTGCCAGATACAACCCAGATGGCACAGGGGAATGGATACCTCTACTATTAACCATTCCCACTAATCCTATTCCTCCCTCAACATTGGCTTCTGTGGAATTTGCCGCTTTGGGTTCAGCCCAAAGAAATGGCCGTTTACCCTTACCTAGACGTAACGGTATAGCAGGGCAAACTGTAGACGGTGGCGCATTCAACTGTGATACTACCAACGAAGCCGTCGCACTTCCAAGTTATCAAAACAAGATATTACAGAACTTCTACACCTCTCAAGGTGCGATTCTCTGTGATGCCTTTTTAGCTGCTAACCTAGTTGGGGGAACTCCCACCGCCCGTCCAGAAGACATCGAAGTTCATCCCACTACCAAAGAAGTATTTATCGCCTATACTGATGGCGCACCCGGTAGCGATGGTTATCCCGACTCCCGTATTTTCCAAGTTGCCAAATTAAGCGGTAATGTCAACGCCACCCAACAATCAGGGGGATTATACAAAATTATTGAAGTTAGTGCTGATGGTACAGGTACAACCTTTACATGGCAAAAATTCGCTCAAGGTGGGGAAGCTGGTTCAATTGGCGGTGCTGGTTTTGCTAACGTTGATAACTTGGCTTTTGACAATCAAGGTAACGTTTGGGGTGTAACGGATATGTCCACTAGCACCCACAACGGTTTTAATGTTGGTGTAGCAGGTAATCAAACCACCATTAATCACAGTACTTTGGGTAATGTTTCCAACTTTACGGGTGTGTTTGGTAATAACTGGCTATTTTACATCCCTACCAGTGGGGCTGATGCTGGCAAGGTTATACCCTTTGCTTATGGGCCAGTTCGTTGTGAAATCACAGGCCCGACTTTTTTGGGTGATACTCTCATTGTTTCTGTGCAGCACCCAGGGGAAGATTGCCCGATTAACGACGGTACAATGTTGAGCCGCAGCATTGAAATGCTGGACTTGAATGGCACTACATTTAATCAAACTCGGACTGTATCCCGTGGTAGTAGCTGGCCTAGTAATATTCCGGTTAGTGATGGTGGAAATGGTCAATCTACGGGTGTTCCTCGTCCTTGTGTCATTGGGATTCGCCGTAAAAATTCTACCAGTAGGTTTGTCTAAGTTTTGGGATTTTGGGAGACGTTGCATTGCAACGTGTCTAAATTAATTTTGCATGGCTGTATTTGATTTTGAATTTTGAATTTTGAATTGATTCATATACCAGGTGTACCAACTAATGAATAATTTGCAATATTTGGGCTGCTTTGCTGTGCTGGGGGTGTTGGCTTCTGCTTCAACTGCTATGGCTCAAACATCTACAGCACCAACCTTTACACCCCGCTTGGGAGTACGCTACACCACGGAAGGTTCGGGATATGAATCTTTCAGCAGTTTTGAGGGATTTTTACCTGTTTTCCAAACCCCAGGAAATAGTCTGACTTTTTTGCAGGGGAAAGTTTTATTAGACAATGACTCGAATGTAGCTACCAATATATTGTTAGGACATCGAATTTTTAGCCCAGAAGGTAATCGTGTTGTTGGGGGTTATATTGCTTACTCTACCCGTGACACTGGTAAGAGTAATTTTAACCAGTTAGGATTAGGTTTTGAAACTTTAGGTAATTGGGATTTTCGCTTTAATGCTTATTTGCCGCTAGGGACTTCTGAAAACCAAGTATCTGTCATCAATACGGGTTCAGGTTTCCAAGGTAATTCCTTTCTACTTGGTAGACAGCGTTCATTTGAAGTGGCGATGTCTGGGGTAGATGCAGAATTTGGTACGCGTCTAGTACCATTAGGCGCAGGTGATTTGCGGGGTTTTGTTGGTGCTTATTACTACTCTGGTGGTGAATCGAAAGAAGCCTTTGGTTGGAGAACTAGAGTAGAAGCACGTCCGACTGACTTTTTGAATTTTGGTCTGTCTCTACAGCACGATGACTTATTTGATACCCGCTTGGTATTTACAATTGGTGCGAACTTTCCTGGTAGCGGTGGTAGAGGAACTAAACCTAAGAAAGATAGTGCTTTGTTGCGGATGGCAGAATCAAGCGATCGCCAATCTGCTATCTTAGTAACTAATGAACGCAGAAATGATACAGTTGTTGCTACTGGGACTAATAATCAACCACTGACAATTATCTATGTCGCCAATAACGGTACTGGTAACGGTACTTTTGAATCTCCATTGGGTAGTGTCACTAATGCAGTAGGCATAGCCAAAGCTAATAATATTATTTACGTTCTGGCTGACACCCCAACTACCATTGCTCCTTTTACTATCCCCGATGGTGTTCAAGTTTTATCTAGCGCATTGGCGCAAACAGTGAACACTCAACAGTTTGGACTGGTGACATTACCTTTGTCTGGAAATGGTATTTATCCTGTCATTACTGGTTCTGTGACTGCGGAAAATGGTTTGGTGACATTGGGTAACAACACAGTTTTATCTGGGTTTGATATTCAGGTGCAAGGTAGTGATGATGCACGAGGTATTAAGGGAACAAACATTAGTAATGTCAGAATTTTAGATAATAAAATTACTAATGCTTTGAGTGAAGGTATTTACCTAGAAAATGTCACAGGGATTGTAGAAATTGCCAGAAATACTATCACTGATACACGGAATCCCGCTACTGATACTAGCCTAGAAAGTGGAATTTTTGTTTGGAATTATCAAGATAATACTAATTTAAGCATTACTGATAATCGCATTGCGACTAATTTCAATGCCGCAGATTACAGAATTGATGGGATTGAGGTTAACCTCTGCCGAGATGTAGATCAATTATTTGTCAGTAAAACTTGTGCTAGTAATGCCAGTATCACAGCCACAATTACTAATAACCAAATCATTCATAATGGTCAAATTAGTGGTGGTGCTGATGGTATTGATATCAATTTAGGTAATTTAGGTAAAGGTACGTTCACAATTAGCAATAACACACTCACGAATATTCCTGATGAGGGTATTTCTATTAATGCCGTTGCCAATTCTGAAGGTGATTTCACCATTGCTAATAATATTATTACTAATGTTGGTGATAGTAGTATTGAGGTTGATTTATTCCTACCAGATCCTAATATATCGCCTGCGGTGAATTTGTTTAATAATAGCCGCACTCAGTTTGTGATCACAGGGAATACTTTGGATGGAACTGATAATGATGGTATTGACTTTGCTGTAGCGGATAATGCTGATACAACTATAACTATTGCTAATAACACTATCCAAAATATTGGTGATGGTGATAGTGGCGATCGCGGTATTCAATTAGCAGCAACAAATAATGCTATAATTCGCCCCACTATTACTAATAATACCATCACTAATGTTACTGGAGATGGCATCAGCTTAAGTCAAGTAACTGATGCGACAGTGACAAACAACAATCTTAATAATATAAATAGTGATGGTATAGAAATAGACAACGCTAGCGGTAATAACAATATTTCTAGTAATACCATTAGTAATGTATCTAATGATGGCATAGACATAAATGTCATAACTAATGCTAATATTACCAACAATAATATTAGCAATGCAGGTGATGACGGCATTTACATATACGATGCTAGCGGTGATAACAATATTTCTAGCAATACCATTAGTAATGTATCTAATGATGGTATAGACTTAGACGACGTAAATAATGCTAATGTTACCAACAATAATATTAGCAATGCAGGTGATGATGGCATTTACATAGACGATGCTAGCGGTGATAACAATATTTCTAGCAATACCATTAGTAATGTATCTAATGATGGTATAGACTTAGACGACGTAAATAATGCTAATGTTACCAACAATAATATTAGCAATGCAGGTGATGACGGCATTGATATAGATGATGCTAGCGGGAATAACAATATTTCTAGCAATACCATTAGTGATGTGTCTGGTGATGGTATAGAAATAGATGACGGAACTAATTCTAATGTTACCAACAATAATATTAGCAATACAGGTGATGACGGCATTGATATAGATGATGCTAGCGGGAATAACAATATTTCTAGCAATACCATTAGTGATGTGTCTGGTGATGGTATAGAAATAGATGACGTAACTAATGCTAGTGTTACCAACAATAATATTAGCAATGCAGGTGATGACGGCATTGATATAGACGATGTTAGCGGGAATAACAATATTTCTAGCAATATCATTAGTGATGTATCTGGTGATGGTATAGAAATAGATGACGGAACTAATGCTAATGTTACTAATAATAATATTACCCGTGCGGGTGATAACGGCATTGATATAGCGGATACTCAAGGGACTATCAATGTTGATAGCAATACTATCACTGATGCTCAACAAGAAAGCATTAGCTTATCAGAAGTGACAGGTACAGTGAGCGTCAGCCAGAATATTGTTAATGGCAATAATAGTAATAATGGGATTGCGATCGCTAACACTACAGGCACAACAAATTTAACTATTAATAGCAATCAACTCACAGAAAACTTTAATGATATCCGCGTAAGTTTATCTGACACAACTGGCACATTACAAATTAATGACAACACCATCACTAATAATGGTACTGCCATAGATGTACAGTTAGGAGAAAATACTAACTTAACCAGTGTTAGCCTCAACAATAACCAAATTACAGGGGTAGATGCTAGTATCACATCATCAGGTATTAATCTTCAAGCATTTGATAATGCGGCGGCTGATAATGTGACTGCTTCTGGAAATACTATCAACACTATCACCAATGGCGATGGCATGAATTTCCAACTCAATGGCACTAGTACAGCTACTTTCCAAATCGCTACTAACATAATTAGCAATATCAGGGATACTGATGCTGGAGACTTCAACTTTACTGACGGTATTAACTTTGAAATTTTTGATGCTGCTAGTTCAACAGTAGAACTATCCAACAATGTAATTGATCAAATTCAGGGATATGGTATTAGCGTTACCAATTTTAGCTCTGGTATTGTTAATGTAACCATTATGAATAATCAGATAACTAATACCCAAGACGGTGAAGTCTTTACTGCTCCCTAATCCCTAACTTTTCAAACCAGAGAGACGCAAACTTTTGCGTCTCTACAAGTTTTAGATTCTGGCTAAGAGGTTGTTTGAAAAGTCTCTATTGGTGTAACAAAACATTTTAGATCCCCCTAAATCCCCCTTAAAAAGGGGGACTTTGAGAAGCTTTCCCCCCTTTTTAAGGGGGTTAGGGGGGATCGACAAGTGCTTTCAAATGAGACAAATTAGGAAGCGATACCTGCGGTGGGCTACGCGTGCTTTGTTTGAGTTTTTACCCTAACCATCAGAGCATAACATCTGAAAGCGATCGCACCGAGATTTGACTTAGCATGATGCGATGGCTACGCCCGCCGCAGGCATCGCCTGATTTTGCTTTATTTACATTTGTTTACATTATGGAATAGAACGCCCAAAATCCAACATGGATGATGGGATTGGGTTTCTTTTCGTCCACCCAATCCACATTTTTTGCTACTAATGTGGTTAAGCTTTTTTGCTATCTTTTCTCTTTAACATTAGACCAAAGCCAACAGCCAAAATAGAACCAAGAGTAGTTAAAGGTTCGGGGACTGATTGAGAATTGGCATTTGTTACTGAAGCAGAAGTTCCTAATAAGACAAACTGATATTCACTATCATTTAAATAACTTTCCCACGACAGCCCTTGGGGAAGTTCAATTGGTTTAACTAATCCAACTCCGCCGGGTGATAATAATGATGATGGTATGTTGTCATTGCCGCTAGTGTTGTCATTGCCGCTAATAATGCTGGAATCAAAACTGGCGGCAAACGCAGGGGAGGCAATGGTGAAGCTGCTCAAACTC from Nostoc sp. UHCC 0870 includes these protein-coding regions:
- a CDS encoding PhoX family protein, producing MSTLSRRQLLIFFAGSAGVAVLGDAILDSFSSQTSAQTTLTFTPVRLPHPLPVYQQVKSFLPTGIAQGQVVNPSTDVKLASYSVIDDVIVPPEYDRYVIVGWGDKVFPNPDEYVGYNCDYTAFIPIGRSSDEGYLWVNHEYVSFPISGLAPGTPNDVQALPTTFTPVTGYSLSTTRNLESDGEFLYNLGGSIIRISRRNTARRFVVVSDAQNRRIHGLSGLGINSERNDGYQSITAWGGRSYQQGDQNYLEGTGPAATQVFNLSADGLGNKIIGTAYNCSGGTTPWGTILSAEENFQGGGSSFVGVTEAVKPDGTQVGYTAGTTGTTFGLVGEKYGWMVEIDPADPNFRPKKHTRLGRYRHENIAMRVEAGKKLVAYMGDDRRGGHTWKFVSNGTVGTIRSKTNSQLFESGTLYVARYNPDGTGEWIPLLLTIPTNPIPPSTLASVEFAALGSAQRNGRLPLPRRNGIAGQTVDGGAFNCDTTNEAVALPSYQNKILQNFYTSQGAILCDAFLAANLVGGTPTARPEDIEVHPTTKEVFIAYTDGAPGSDGYPDSRIFQVAKLSGNVNATQQSGGLYKIIEVSADGTGTTFTWQKFAQGGEAGSIGGAGFANVDNLAFDNQGNVWGVTDMSTSTHNGFNVGVAGNQTTINHSTLGNVSNFTGVFGNNWLFYIPTSGADAGKVIPFAYGPVRCEITGPTFLGDTLIVSVQHPGEDCPINDGTMLSRSIEMLDLNGTTFNQTRTVSRGSSWPSNIPVSDGGNGQSTGVPRPCVIGIRRKNSTSRFV
- a CDS encoding beta strand repeat-containing protein, with the translated sequence MNNLQYLGCFAVLGVLASASTAMAQTSTAPTFTPRLGVRYTTEGSGYESFSSFEGFLPVFQTPGNSLTFLQGKVLLDNDSNVATNILLGHRIFSPEGNRVVGGYIAYSTRDTGKSNFNQLGLGFETLGNWDFRFNAYLPLGTSENQVSVINTGSGFQGNSFLLGRQRSFEVAMSGVDAEFGTRLVPLGAGDLRGFVGAYYYSGGESKEAFGWRTRVEARPTDFLNFGLSLQHDDLFDTRLVFTIGANFPGSGGRGTKPKKDSALLRMAESSDRQSAILVTNERRNDTVVATGTNNQPLTIIYVANNGTGNGTFESPLGSVTNAVGIAKANNIIYVLADTPTTIAPFTIPDGVQVLSSALAQTVNTQQFGLVTLPLSGNGIYPVITGSVTAENGLVTLGNNTVLSGFDIQVQGSDDARGIKGTNISNVRILDNKITNALSEGIYLENVTGIVEIARNTITDTRNPATDTSLESGIFVWNYQDNTNLSITDNRIATNFNAADYRIDGIEVNLCRDVDQLFVSKTCASNASITATITNNQIIHNGQISGGADGIDINLGNLGKGTFTISNNTLTNIPDEGISINAVANSEGDFTIANNIITNVGDSSIEVDLFLPDPNISPAVNLFNNSRTQFVITGNTLDGTDNDGIDFAVADNADTTITIANNTIQNIGDGDSGDRGIQLAATNNAIIRPTITNNTITNVTGDGISLSQVTDATVTNNNLNNINSDGIEIDNASGNNNISSNTISNVSNDGIDINVITNANITNNNISNAGDDGIYIYDASGDNNISSNTISNVSNDGIDLDDVNNANVTNNNISNAGDDGIYIDDASGDNNISSNTISNVSNDGIDLDDVNNANVTNNNISNAGDDGIDIDDASGNNNISSNTISDVSGDGIEIDDGTNSNVTNNNISNTGDDGIDIDDASGNNNISSNTISDVSGDGIEIDDVTNASVTNNNISNAGDDGIDIDDVSGNNNISSNIISDVSGDGIEIDDGTNANVTNNNITRAGDNGIDIADTQGTINVDSNTITDAQQESISLSEVTGTVSVSQNIVNGNNSNNGIAIANTTGTTNLTINSNQLTENFNDIRVSLSDTTGTLQINDNTITNNGTAIDVQLGENTNLTSVSLNNNQITGVDASITSSGINLQAFDNAAADNVTASGNTINTITNGDGMNFQLNGTSTATFQIATNIISNIRDTDAGDFNFTDGINFEIFDAASSTVELSNNVIDQIQGYGISVTNFSSGIVNVTIMNNQITNTQDGEVFTAP
- a CDS encoding PEP-CTERM sorting domain-containing protein, with product MLNTTFMARRLHQAMVVSFLSLSSFTIASPAFAASFDSSIISGNDNTSGNDNIPSSLLSPGGVGLVKPIELPQGLSWESYLNDSEYQFVLLGTSASVTNANSQSVPEPLTTLGSILAVGFGLMLKRKDSKKA